From Populus trichocarpa isolate Nisqually-1 chromosome 19, P.trichocarpa_v4.1, whole genome shotgun sequence, a single genomic window includes:
- the LOC7498102 gene encoding MDIS1-interacting receptor like kinase 2-like — protein MTTSLLDKPFFSFLHILFLLLHIFSFSSFFALAKHTSSPTSPFGNNNTEAEALLQWKASLDNQSQSLLSSWVGISPCINWIGITCDNSGSVTILSLADFGLRGTLYDFNFSAFRNLFGLDLPNNYLFGTIPREIEKLKNLSVLGLCRNQLSGSIPSSIGKLRNLSLLYLYRNQLSSFIPQEIGLLESLKKLDLSNNVLTGEIPYSIRKLKKLSFLGLYRNQLSGTIHSFIGNMTMLTKLFLGHNNLSGCVPSEIGQLISLVDLRLHENKFHGPLPSEMNNLTHLKYLSLGINEFTGQLPLDLCHGGVLEDFIVDHNYFSGSIPKSLKNCTSLYRVSLDWNQLTGNISEVFGVYPHLDYIDLSYNNFYGELSSKWGDYRNMTSLKISNNNVSGEIPPELGKATQLHLIDLSSNQLKGAIPKDLGGLKLLYKLLLNNNHLSGAIPLDIKMLSNLQILNLASNNLSGLIPKQLGECSNLLLLNLSGNKFRESIPGEIGFLLSLQDLDLSCNFLTREIPRQLGQLQRLETLNVSHNMLSGRIPSTFKDMLSLTTVDISSNKLQGPIPDIKAFHNASFEALRDNMGICGNASGLKPCNLPRSSKTVNKLVVLIALPLLGSLLLVFVVIGALFILCKRARKRNAEPENEQDRNTFTILGHDGKKLYENIVEATEEFNSNYCIGEGGYGTVYKAVMPTEQVVAVKKLHRSQTEKLSDFKAFEKEVCVLANIRHRNIVKMYGFCSHAKHSFLVYEFIERGSLRKIITSEEQAIEFDWRRRLNVVKGVGGALSYLHHSCSPPIIHRDITSNNILLDLEYEAHVSDFGTARLLMTDSSNWTSFAGTFGYTAPELAYTMKVTEKCDVYSFGVVTMEVMTGRHPGDLISALLSPGSSSSSSMPPIAQHALLKDVLDHRISLPKKGAAEGVVHMMKIALVCLHANPQSRPTMEKISFELTTKWPPLPKAFCTISLGDLFS, from the exons ATGACGACGTCCTTACTAGACAAACCATTCTTCTCCTTTCTCCACATCCTGTTTTTGCTCCTTCACATATTcagcttttcttctttctttgctttagCTAAACACACTTCCTCCCCAACTTCACCATTTGGTAATAATAATACAGAAGCTGAGGCTCTTCTCCAATGGAAAGCCAGTCTTGACAACCAAAGCCaatctctcctttcttcttgGGTCGGCATCAGCCCTTGCATTAACTGGATTGGAATCACCTGTGACAATTCTGGAAGCGTCACCATTTTGAGCCTTGCAGACTTTGGCTTGAGAGGTACGCTTTATGATTTCAACTTCTCGGCCTTCCGTAATCTTTTTGGTCTTGACCTTCCGAACAATTATCTTTTTGGAACCATCCCacgtgaaattgaaaaattaaaaaatttatctgtCCTTGGTCTTTGTAGGAACCAACTCTCTGGTTCCATCCCTTCTTCTAttggaaaattaagaaatttatctTTGCTTTACCTTTATCGAAACCAACTCTCTAGTTTCATTCCTCAGGAAATTGGGTTGCTAGAATCTCTCAAAAAACTTGACTTGTCAAATAATGTTTTAACTGGTGAAATCCCTTATtccattagaaaattaaaaaaattatcttttcttgGCCTTTACCGGAACCAACTCTCTGGTACCATCCATTCTTTTATTGGTAACATGACAATGCTCACTAAACTTTTTCTAGGTCACAATAATTTATCTGGATGTGTTCCTTCAGAAATAGGACAACTTATATCCCTTGTGGACTTGAGATTACATGAGAACAAATTTCACGGCCCATTGCCCTCAGAGATGAACAATCTCACCCATTTGAAGTATTTGTCTTTGGGTATCAACGAATTCACGGGTCAATTGCCACTAGATTTATGCCATGGAGGAGTATTGGAAGACTTTATTGTTGACCACAACTATTTCTCAGGTTCAATCCCGAAAAGCTTGAAAAACTGCACTAGTTTATACCGAGTAAGCCTTGATTGGAATCAATTAACAGGAAATATTTCTGAGGTTTTTGGTGTCTATCCACATCTGGATTATATTGATTTGagttacaataatttttatggtgAGCTTTCTTCAAAATGGGGAGATTATCGTAACATGACAAGCctaaaaatctcaaacaatAATGTTTCTGGTGAGATACCACCAGAGCTTGGGAAGGCTACTCAATTGCACTTGATAGATCTGTCATCAAATCAGTTAAAAGGAGCCATCCCAAAAGATTTAGGGGGTTTGAAGTTGTTGTACAAGCTTCTCCTTAACAACAACCATCTTTCAGGTGCCATTCCCTTAGATATTAAGATGCTTTCCAATCTTCAAATCCTTAATTTAGCATCTAATAATCTGAGTGGATTGATTCCGAAACAACTTGGGGAATGCTCGAATTTATTGTTGCTGAACCTCAGCGGTAATAAATTTAGAGAAAGCATTCCAGGTGAGATAGGCTTTCTCCTTTCTCTTcaagatcttgatcttagctgCAATTTCCTGACTCGAGAGATACCGAGGCAACTTGGGCAACTGCAAAGGTTGGAAACTCTGAATGTCTCTCACAACATGCTTTCTGGACGGATTCCGAGCACTTTCAAAGACATGCTAAGCTTAACAACTGTGGATATATCATCCAATAAGCTACAAGGCCCCATTCCCGATATCAAAGCCTTCCACAACGCTTCATTTGAGGCATTAAGGGATAATATGGGTATATGTGGCAACGCCAGTGGTCTGAAGCCGTGCAATCTTCCAAGAAGCAGCAAAACTGTTAACAAACTTGTGGTTTTGATTGCACTCCCTCTTTTAGGAAGCTTGCTTTTAGTGTTTGTTGTGATTGGAGCTTTATTCATTCTCTGCAAAAGAGCTAGGAAGAGAAACGCTGAGCCAGAAAATGAACAAGATCGAAACACATTCACGATATTGGGCCATGATGGGAAGAAGTTGTATGAGAATATCGTCGAAGCTACAGAGGAATTCAACTCCAACTACTGCATTGGCGAAGGAGGATATGGAACTGTTTATAAAGCAGTGATGCCAACAGAACAGGTGGTTGCTGTGAAGAAACTTCACCGGTCACAAACAGAAAAGTTGTCCGATTTTAAAGCTTTTGAAAAGGAAGTTTGTGTGTTGGCAAATATTCGACATCGAAATATTGTGAAAATGTATGGATTTTGCTCACATGCAAAGCATTCTTTTTTGGTTTACGAGTTCATTGAAAGAGGAAGCTTGAGAAAGATTATAACCAGTGAGGAACAAGCAATTGAGTTCGATTGGAGGAGAAGGCTAAACGTTGTGAAAGGGGTGGGTGGAGCTTTATCCTATCTACACCATTCTTGCTCTCCTCCGATCATTCATCGAGACATTACCAGCAATAATATCCTTCTGGATTTGGAATATGAAGCACACGTCTCCGACTTTGGCACAGCTAGACTGTTGATGACTGACTCATCCAATTGGACCTCATTTGCAGGTACTTTTGGATATACTGCTCCAG AGCTAGCTTACACAATGAAGGTGACTGAAAAATGCGATGTCTATAGCTTCGGAGTGGTAACAATGGAGGTGATGACAGGAAGGCACCCAGGCGATCTCATTTCAGCACTCTTATCACCAGGATCTTCGTCATCATCGTCGATGCCACCGATTGCTCAACATGCACTATTGAAGGATGTGTTAGACCACCGCATCTCGCTTCCTAAAAAAGGAGCAGCAGAGGGCGTTGTCCACATGATGAAAATTGCACTTGTATGCTTGCATGCCAATCCTCAATCTCGGCCTACAATGGAAAAAATTTCTTTCGAGCTTACAACTAAGTGGCCTCCACTGCCTAAGGCATTTTGCACAATAAGTTTGGGAGATCTCTTCTCATAG